CCGAAGAACATAGTCATGGTTGACAGTGTCGGAGCGTGCTATGCTGACCGCGAGGACATAGTGGCGGAAAAGGACGATGACACGTTCAAGTACGACCTCGCGCAGAAGACCAATCCCGAGAGGAAGACTGGCGGTCTTGGTGACGTGATAGACGGCGTGGATGTACTAATCAGTGCCTCTACGCCGGTCCCTGGAACCATCAAGAAGGAGTGGGTCGCCAAGATGGCAAGAGACTCGATAGTATTCGCCTGCGCCAATCCACTGCCGGAGATATGGCCTTGGGATGCGAAGGAAGCAGGCGCAAGGGTTGTTGGAACCGGGCGTAGCGACTTCGAGAACCAGATCAACAACTCGCTCGGCTTCCCCGGTATATTCAGAGGGACTCTTGACGTGAGGGCAAGGACAATCACGGACGAGATGTGTATTGCAGCAGCTCAGGCGCTAGCAGACCTTGGCGCGAAGGAAGCAACTGAGCGCAAGGTCATTCCGACCATGGACCAGTGGGAGCTTTACCCGGCTGAGGCTACAGCAGTTGGAATGAAAGCCATAGAGCAGGGCATTGCACGGAAGCAGTGGGAGAGGAAGGACCTCTACAAACATGCGGAGCAGGTCATCCGTGCCGCGCGCAGTGCCTCAGATATCCTCTACAAGCAGGGAATCATACCCAAGGCACCACCCACTTAGGAGAACGCACGGGGTCATTCGACCCCGTTCATCTCCTCTTCCTTTTCTCTTGAAGTACACGAACACTCCATTCAGGGGATGTCTGAACGACTAGCGGATACGTCGCCAGAGGGTCAAGGAGCCAACTGCCACTGGCGCAATCCCTAGCAAGCACATCACGACCAGCCAGTTGACTCTCGGGTTTGCATCAGAACCATCGGCTGCGGCGTCGAGGTCATAGTCGGGTGTGAGAGGATCAAGGCCATTAGCAAGCTCTAGGTAGTCCCGAAGCCCGTCTGAGTCGGTATCATCACTCAGGGGGTTCATTCCCAGGCGGACTTCATCAGTGTCAGACACTCCGTCACCATCACCATCCACGGACAAGGGATCTGACCCGCATAGATACTCTTGGAGATTGGTCAGCGTGTCATTGTCTGGATCATATTGACCGTCACTGTCTAGCGGATTGGTGCCGTATTGCACTTCCCAACCGTCAGGCATCCCGTCCGAATCAGTATCATTGAGGACCGGG
The nucleotide sequence above comes from Candidatus Thorarchaeota archaeon. Encoded proteins:
- a CDS encoding NADP-dependent malic enzyme; this translates as MPEQKVTVEELKKKAEKPGKDALVLHPFYQGKIMSIGKAPVRTFDDFAIWYTPGVAKSCLVIKDNEEAAYEHTNKGNMVAVVSDGTRVLGLGDIGPYGAGPVMEGKALLFKYLGGVDAWPVCLDTKDPREIIRTVKIIQPSFGGINLEDISKPKCYKVLEELRKDKDVKIPVWHDDAQGTATVVLAGVLGGLRVVKKDIENITVALFGVGAANTRTAYLLISAGVDPKNIVMVDSVGACYADREDIVAEKDDDTFKYDLAQKTNPERKTGGLGDVIDGVDVLISASTPVPGTIKKEWVAKMARDSIVFACANPLPEIWPWDAKEAGARVVGTGRSDFENQINNSLGFPGIFRGTLDVRARTITDEMCIAAAQALADLGAKEATERKVIPTMDQWELYPAEATAVGMKAIEQGIARKQWERKDLYKHAEQVIRAARSASDILYKQGIIPKAPPT